Within the Pseudorasbora parva isolate DD20220531a chromosome 15, ASM2467924v1, whole genome shotgun sequence genome, the region AACTTGAGTAAACAGGATGAGCAAACCAATAATGATGTCATTGCTACCACTGGGCATTTGCATATACAGCGTTGAAATAACAGTAGACGATGGTGTCATTGCACATTGTGACAGAAACCACTGCAGTGAAACTGCCAACTCTGAAAACCTCATGAAACTCTTTAACCCGTTCATTTCACATCAACCTTGAGGAAAGGAAACAAACTAGTCTTATCTGAAATCAGTCTTACCAGCTGAAGATGCTCCTGCTGAAACTGGTCCCCCATTTCACGCAATTTACGCCCGATCTGAATCTCCACGCTAATTCCCATATCACGCTcgtcttctttttcttctggtCTCCCTTCGTCGGCCTCCCTTTCTCCAACGTTTTGTGCGCCAGCCGGGACAGGTTCGAACAGTGCAGGAAAGTGTGCCCGAAATCCAGCATTTCCTTTAAGATATGAACAAATATTTGTTatcatattatataattaataatattatatattatatcaaatatttaagAATGAGAATCAAAAAAACAATCGTGAATACAGTTTAGTACTTTGGTTTAATTTTTAACTTCAGTTTCAACCAAATTTAACATGCGATCCATGGTCAGTAAATAAAAAtgctcactatatatatatatatatatatatatatatatatatatatatatatatatatatatatatatatatatatatatatatatatatatatatagtgagcattttttatattttatattttatgttagGATTTTATATTTAAGGCCCCAGGtactaatttttaaaaaatagttcCTGGGGCcttaaataaaatgtctggCTCTAATGTGGACTAGTTTAAATTTGTGTTTGTCCATAATACAACCTTATAACCATGAATATGATGCATATTGTGTGTCCCTACCATAAAAAAGTGCTCTTGGCCCTGGAGCCCCAGGGGCCATAGTAAGTGACGCAAGGCCCCTGGATCCACAGTGAGCCCTAAATGCAGTCCTGGCTTCCTCAGCCCCGCAGGGAGATGATGCGTCTCTCCCTGAACCCTGGAAGGGCGCCATATCTCCGTCTCTCACTGAATTCAGGACAGAGCTCACTGTCTGTGTGGATCTGTCTTCAAAGCGTCTGTGTCTGTTAACCGCTCGATGGTGGGCGTCTCTGTTCTCTGAGCTCTTGTTTCTTAGCGGCGTTTCACAGCAGCGAGGAAGCTgttcctcctcctcatcatccATCGGCGGAGTCAGCAAAACTGCCCTGAAAAATACCACAGACTGTCAATCTGTGAAACTGTGACAATTCACATGCTGTTCATTTTTTCTGTTTTAGAATATGAGACACCGGGCCTTGTTTCTGTTTTGGTGCagtggttttgcttcagaaccCATATTTTACATTGGATATTAAGTGGCGACCAAACACAATTCGCAAAAATGTTAATGTGCTACAAAAGTAAgccataaaacatttaaatataatctttatttgttggtttacTACTTTGAGACTGTTGAATTTGTCCCAAAATGTGATAGGATGCGCAGGACATAAACACGCGTGAAGCATGGCGATTTATCCGCCCCTTTTAAAAGTTGGTAAGCttatgtattttctatcccaATCCCTGTACAGTTATCATATTACCTAAGCATTTTATCATGTGCATTTAGCATTGTTTTTATTCTCTCTATCCAGTGCATTTTAGGAACACTTGGCCTTATGCAAACACTGACCATCACCCACATTCGCAAGAACAACCAACCATGACTGATGTTTTAGTTATTAcatgcattttatttgaattaacaATGCATCTTTAAGATCAGACAGTAGATCACCACATAAGTGCAACTTCTGGCATCAAAGTGCAGTTAGATGATGACTGAGATATGCTGGTCACGAACAAAACCACAAAACGTcaaatggcaacattacaaaggaGTCTCAAATGAGGGGAAGTCTCCGCCCTACATGTGTTCAAAAGAGTTTTCCcagaaaacaatacatttcaaatatgaaCCATTATAACAAGTCAGTTTATGAAGTCTGAGAGTTACAGTACAGATGCAGTTACAGTAAAATTGGTCAGAGCATCTTTATGAGTGGATATTACATTTTCTAAAgtaaaattgtattaatatattgattatcatatgtgaccctggaccacaaaaccagccTTAAGTCGCACgcgtatatttgtggcaatagccaacccAGTGTATGGTTCAAAATTatctatttttcttttatgcaaaaaatcattag harbors:
- the bmf2 gene encoding BCL2 modifying factor 2 codes for the protein MDDEEEEQLPRCCETPLRNKSSENRDAHHRAVNRHRRFEDRSTQTVSSVLNSVRDGDMAPFQGSGRDASSPCGAEEARTAFRAHCGSRGLASLTMAPGAPGPRALFYGNAGFRAHFPALFEPVPAGAQNVGEREADEGRPEEKEDERDMGISVEIQIGRKLREMGDQFQQEHLQLFPHRGQLGLFQLVTSIYNFLFPREGAQNARAHR